One Cohnella candidum genomic region harbors:
- the rocF gene encoding arginase, translated as MIATKNRNISLIGVPIQLGADRPGVEMGPSAIRSSNLQAKLESLGYRVSDVGDVHVNRNIEACGPGEKLKYIAEIARVNTDLTARVSQEMAKGQLPLVLGGDHSLAIGTIKGVLQHVKKLGVIWFDAHADVNTEETTMSGNIHGMSLAVLLGYGHHSLVSIAGEQTKVDPSKVVIIGARSVDPGERTFLREQGIRVFTMHDIDRYGMKAVMDEALERVTTGTDGVHLSLDLDGMDPSAAPGVGTPVNGGLSYRESHFAMELLHESANLVSAEVVEVNPALDVNNKTAQTAVELIGSLFGESIM; from the coding sequence ATGATCGCAACGAAGAACCGCAACATATCCTTGATCGGCGTACCGATTCAGCTCGGAGCGGACCGTCCCGGCGTCGAGATGGGTCCAAGCGCGATCCGAAGTTCGAATCTGCAAGCCAAACTGGAGTCTCTCGGGTATCGCGTGAGCGACGTAGGGGACGTCCATGTCAATCGTAACATCGAAGCCTGCGGCCCCGGAGAGAAGCTGAAATATATCGCCGAGATCGCCAGGGTCAATACCGATCTGACGGCACGGGTGTCTCAAGAGATGGCAAAAGGCCAATTGCCGCTCGTCCTGGGCGGCGACCATAGTCTCGCCATCGGGACGATCAAAGGCGTGCTGCAGCACGTGAAGAAGCTCGGCGTGATTTGGTTCGATGCCCATGCGGACGTGAACACGGAAGAGACGACGATGTCCGGCAACATCCACGGGATGTCGCTGGCCGTGCTGCTCGGATACGGCCATCACAGCCTGGTGTCCATCGCCGGGGAGCAGACGAAGGTGGATCCCTCCAAGGTCGTCATTATCGGCGCGCGTTCGGTGGATCCAGGTGAACGGACGTTTCTCCGGGAACAGGGCATCCGGGTATTCACGATGCACGACATCGACCGCTACGGCATGAAGGCGGTCATGGACGAAGCGCTGGAGCGCGTCACGACGGGAACGGACGGCGTCCATCTGAGCCTGGACCTGGACGGGATGGACCCGAGCGCCGCTCCGGGCGTCGGCACGCCGGTTAACGGAGGTCTATCCTATCGGGAGAGCCATTTTGCGATGGAACTGCTCCACGAGAGCGCGAATCTCGTGTCCGCCGAAGTGGTGGAAGTGAATCCGGCGCTCGACGTGAACAATAAAACGGCGCAAACCGCCGTGGAGCTGATCGGCTCCCTGTTCGGGGAAAGCATCATGTAG
- a CDS encoding sensor domain-containing diguanylate cyclase, producing the protein MTYLYIFYFFLPFLFLFYTGIEVLHRDPRNKLHRVTMEFMLSCSLLYLGDFFGHMLPLEQSDFGLRLKLIGGFFTMSVGMYFFQILNKFSLRSVLFHVVALFPLVCIVPLILNMPAFRFEYLAGPYFRTEHYNEAYRWVIYSVAAIAMAGFVSQIVRAFNQYRTKEISVLERKRIRLILGGGLACVVWVVVSEAVFKPLLPDVPWVPYSALDSFAVLIFALFIRHAMVNYEFLSTADLRYKILFNLTSQGIFLLDDHGRLVEMNPAAVAMTGFSPNETCWKGMLLADVVTLEDTSQYELFSHAIRNRIPLHLVSRIRNRRGEAYVVESDMVHMEVEGRYWRYLTNTDITLQTENERKLRQLAYHDSLTGLLNRRSFMEILTDKIAEWPAQGQGFAVYLIDLDHFKWVNDTLGHAAGDELLQVLSQRLKEIAPGRSHAARMGGDEFVLLLEGAEGVRDVTDVADRLTSELNKPVRLSDQDYEMTASVGIRIVAGEENAELETILKDADRAMYEAKQAGRNRYRVFGTAMVES; encoded by the coding sequence ATGACCTATTTATATATCTTCTATTTTTTCCTGCCATTCCTCTTCCTGTTCTATACGGGAATCGAAGTACTCCATCGGGACCCCCGCAACAAGCTTCATCGCGTGACCATGGAATTCATGCTGTCATGCAGCTTGCTTTATTTAGGCGACTTTTTCGGCCACATGCTTCCGCTGGAGCAATCGGACTTCGGCCTGCGCCTTAAGCTGATCGGCGGTTTCTTCACGATGTCGGTCGGCATGTATTTCTTCCAGATCCTCAATAAATTCTCGCTGCGTTCCGTCTTGTTCCACGTCGTCGCATTGTTTCCGCTCGTATGCATCGTGCCGCTCATTCTAAACATGCCCGCGTTCCGTTTTGAATATTTGGCCGGCCCCTATTTCCGTACGGAGCATTATAACGAAGCTTACAGGTGGGTCATTTACTCCGTGGCCGCCATCGCGATGGCGGGTTTCGTTTCCCAAATCGTCCGCGCTTTCAATCAATACCGCACCAAGGAAATCAGCGTCCTGGAACGCAAAAGAATCCGTTTGATCCTGGGGGGCGGTCTCGCGTGCGTCGTCTGGGTCGTCGTTTCAGAAGCGGTCTTCAAACCGCTGCTGCCAGACGTTCCATGGGTCCCTTACTCCGCGCTGGATTCGTTCGCCGTTCTCATTTTCGCGCTTTTCATCCGTCATGCGATGGTTAACTACGAGTTTCTGTCCACAGCCGACCTCCGCTACAAAATTCTGTTCAATTTAACTTCGCAAGGCATCTTCCTGCTCGACGACCATGGAAGATTGGTGGAGATGAACCCTGCGGCAGTCGCGATGACGGGATTTTCGCCGAATGAGACTTGTTGGAAAGGAATGCTCCTGGCGGATGTGGTTACGCTAGAAGATACAAGCCAGTACGAGTTGTTCAGCCACGCGATCCGCAACCGAATTCCGCTGCACCTTGTTTCCCGAATCCGCAACCGGCGCGGGGAAGCTTACGTCGTCGAGTCCGACATGGTGCATATGGAAGTGGAAGGACGCTACTGGAGATACCTCACGAATACGGACATTACCCTGCAGACGGAAAACGAGCGGAAGCTGAGACAACTCGCGTACCATGACTCCTTGACGGGTTTGCTGAACCGCCGGAGCTTCATGGAGATTCTGACGGACAAAATCGCGGAATGGCCGGCGCAAGGCCAAGGGTTTGCCGTATATTTGATCGACTTGGACCACTTCAAATGGGTGAACGATACGCTTGGCCATGCGGCGGGGGATGAATTGCTCCAGGTTCTGTCGCAACGTTTGAAGGAGATCGCTCCCGGACGCTCCCATGCGGCTCGGATGGGGGGCGACGAGTTTGTCCTCCTTCTCGAAGGTGCAGAGGGGGTTCGCGACGTGACGGACGTCGCCGATCGGCTGACATCTGAACTCAATAAGCCTGTCCGGCTTTCGGATCAAGATTACGAGATGACCGCCAGCGTCGGCATCCGGATCGTCGCAGGTGAAGAGAATGCCGAGCTGGAAACGATTCTTAAAGATGCGGACCGCGCCATGTACGAAGCCAAACAAGCGGGGCGCAATCGATACCGAGTATTCGGAACCGCCATGGTGGAAAGTTAG
- a CDS encoding ornithine--oxo-acid transaminase, producing MNAAMDIIGQTVRYGARNYHPLPIVISKAEGVWVEDPSGKKYMDMLSAYSALNHGHRHPKIIQALKDQADQVTLTSRAFHSGNLGVFYEKLAALTGKSRILPMNTGAEAVETAIKAVRRWAYRVKKVPENQAEIIVCEGNFHGRTITVTSFSSAAEYRDGFGPFTPGFRIIPYGDLEALRAAMTPNTAALLIEPIQGEAGIVLPPEGFLKAAYELCRDNGVLFAADEIQTGFGRTGMPFACDWEGVKPDLYILGKALGGGVFPISAVAADDEILGVFDPGSHGSTFGGNPLGCAVAIAAMEVFEEEELAGRSAELGVYFLGRLKAIRHPAIREVRGRGLFIGLELNEPARPYCEKLMELGILCKETHETTIRFAPPLIITEQQLDWAVNRIQSIFQSSSY from the coding sequence ATGAACGCGGCCATGGACATCATCGGGCAAACCGTACGCTACGGCGCCCGCAATTACCATCCGCTGCCGATCGTCATCTCGAAAGCGGAAGGCGTTTGGGTGGAGGATCCGTCGGGCAAGAAATACATGGATATGCTCAGCGCCTACTCCGCTTTGAACCACGGACACCGGCATCCGAAAATCATCCAGGCGCTCAAGGACCAGGCGGACCAAGTGACCTTGACTTCGAGGGCGTTCCATAGCGGCAACCTGGGCGTATTTTATGAGAAGCTGGCCGCCTTGACCGGCAAGTCCCGCATCCTTCCGATGAATACGGGCGCCGAAGCGGTGGAGACGGCGATCAAGGCCGTCCGCCGCTGGGCGTACCGGGTGAAGAAGGTGCCCGAGAACCAGGCGGAGATCATCGTGTGCGAGGGGAATTTCCACGGACGCACGATCACGGTCACTTCCTTCTCCTCGGCGGCGGAGTACAGGGACGGGTTCGGCCCGTTCACGCCGGGCTTCCGGATCATTCCGTACGGCGATCTGGAGGCGCTGCGGGCGGCGATGACGCCGAACACCGCCGCGCTGCTGATCGAGCCGATCCAGGGCGAAGCCGGCATCGTCCTTCCGCCGGAAGGGTTCCTGAAAGCCGCTTACGAGCTGTGCCGGGACAACGGTGTGCTCTTCGCGGCCGATGAAATCCAGACCGGTTTCGGCCGAACGGGCATGCCGTTCGCCTGCGACTGGGAAGGCGTGAAGCCCGACCTGTACATCCTCGGGAAAGCGCTCGGGGGAGGCGTCTTTCCGATCTCGGCCGTCGCCGCGGACGACGAAATCCTCGGCGTGTTCGATCCCGGCTCCCACGGCTCGACGTTCGGCGGCAACCCGCTCGGCTGCGCCGTCGCGATCGCCGCGATGGAGGTTTTCGAAGAAGAAGAGCTGGCCGGCCGTTCGGCAGAGCTGGGGGTCTACTTCCTGGGCCGCTTGAAGGCGATCCGCCATCCCGCCATCCGGGAGGTGCGCGGGCGGGGATTGTTCATCGGGCTGGAACTGAACGAGCCGGCGAGGCCTTACTGCGAGAAGCTGATGGAGCTTGGCATCTTGTGCAAGGAAACCCACGAAACGACGATCCGGTTCGCTCCTCCGCTCATCATCACGGAGCAGCAGCTGGATTGGGCCGTCAACCGCATCCAATCGATTTTTCAATCGTCTTCCTACTAA
- a CDS encoding LysR family transcriptional regulator has translation MDFRKLKTFQAVAENLNLTKAAEQLGYSQPAITLQLQALESELGVSLITRVGKKTYLTASGRVVKSYIDQAFSILDEMEHELKKMQQPYGLLTIAAPELYCNQFLSIGIHSFIAENPQVKLQLFSCDSNEAMKKVAANEADLAIIAGPCRSPLMESQPLGKEDFVLVTTKELFEEHSLEELLTKYPFITYKSGSNLQLMVNECLDDVGFAPSSYIECISDETIKRTVLHHTGVALLGSALVEEELNKGTLIELHRFPEQIETSMVVLKSRAEENNIRTFSGIVRRIWANMGGMGERA, from the coding sequence ATGGACTTCCGCAAGCTCAAAACCTTTCAGGCCGTCGCCGAGAACTTGAACCTGACCAAAGCGGCGGAGCAGCTGGGCTATTCCCAGCCGGCCATTACGCTTCAGCTTCAGGCCCTCGAAAGCGAACTCGGGGTTTCCCTTATAACGAGAGTAGGCAAAAAAACGTACCTCACGGCCTCCGGCAGGGTGGTCAAGTCTTACATCGACCAGGCGTTTTCGATCCTGGACGAGATGGAGCACGAGCTCAAAAAAATGCAGCAGCCGTACGGCCTGCTGACGATCGCGGCACCGGAGCTGTACTGCAACCAGTTCCTGTCGATCGGCATTCACTCCTTCATCGCCGAGAACCCGCAAGTGAAGCTGCAGCTGTTCTCCTGCGACAGCAACGAGGCCATGAAGAAGGTCGCCGCCAACGAGGCGGACCTGGCGATCATCGCCGGGCCTTGCCGGTCCCCTCTGATGGAGTCGCAGCCGCTCGGCAAGGAAGATTTCGTGCTCGTGACGACCAAGGAACTGTTCGAAGAGCATTCCCTGGAGGAGCTTCTGACGAAGTATCCTTTCATTACGTATAAATCGGGCTCCAATCTGCAACTCATGGTCAATGAGTGCCTGGATGACGTCGGTTTCGCCCCAAGCAGCTATATCGAATGCATCAGCGACGAAACGATCAAACGCACCGTCCTTCACCATACGGGCGTGGCGCTGCTCGGCTCCGCGCTGGTGGAGGAAGAGTTGAACAAAGGCACGTTAATCGAGCTGCACCGTTTTCCGGAGCAGATCGAGACCTCGATGGTCGTCCTCAAAAGCAGGGCGGAGGAAAACAACATCCGGACCTTTTCCGGAATCGTGCGGCGGATTTGGGCCAATATGGGTGGAATGGGGGAACGCGCATGA
- a CDS encoding lyase family protein, with translation METVRLERGEFGEAAVPSHAYYGVRTKLAMERFRDAGRDYKHDLLISLSSLKRCAARAEADAGRLEPRLASQLERSAQEIVEGRWHDQFVFEPNRCGFGALLSLNMNEVLVNRTMELLGEDKGSYHLISPDWHAESTLHPNRFFTVAFQLASARYVSDMLRCADTLPAHLSKALVPVLRPLYERLCRIDADHFDAVFVAKLARATSLPLRTERTPAPYAESVYDVSASSMKASLSAIEPAIHQIDSVELKAGIIQISAFRDMISYIAKSGFSAQGMEEVAAYYAWQCLDSFYRALIKINQIYH, from the coding sequence GTGGAGACGGTTCGCTTGGAACGCGGGGAATTCGGTGAGGCAGCCGTTCCTTCTCACGCTTACTACGGGGTCCGGACGAAGCTTGCGATGGAGCGGTTCAGGGATGCGGGCAGGGATTACAAGCATGATTTACTGATCTCCTTGTCGTCGCTTAAACGGTGCGCGGCACGCGCGGAGGCGGATGCCGGACGTCTCGAACCGCGGCTCGCCTCCCAGCTCGAAAGGTCCGCTCAAGAGATCGTGGAAGGCCGATGGCACGATCAATTCGTGTTCGAGCCGAACCGGTGCGGCTTCGGGGCGCTTCTGTCGCTCAACATGAACGAAGTGCTGGTGAACCGGACGATGGAACTGCTCGGGGAGGACAAAGGCAGCTACCACTTGATCAGTCCCGACTGGCATGCGGAATCGACGCTGCACCCGAACCGCTTTTTTACCGTCGCGTTCCAACTCGCCTCGGCCCGGTACGTGTCCGACATGCTGCGGTGCGCGGATACGCTTCCGGCGCATCTATCCAAAGCGCTCGTTCCCGTACTCAGGCCGCTTTACGAACGCCTATGTCGGATCGACGCCGACCATTTCGATGCCGTCTTCGTCGCGAAGCTGGCTCGGGCGACGAGCCTGCCCCTGCGGACGGAACGAACGCCGGCCCCCTATGCTGAAAGCGTTTACGACGTATCGGCTTCTTCCATGAAAGCTTCCCTATCGGCCATCGAGCCCGCCATTCATCAAATCGATTCCGTCGAGCTGAAGGCCGGCATCATCCAGATTTCGGCGTTCCGGGACATGATTTCCTATATCGCCAAATCGGGATTTTCGGCGCAGGGCATGGAGGAAGTGGCCGCTTACTACGCGTGGCAGTGTTTGGATTCATTTTACAGGGCTTTGATCAAAATAAATCAGATCTACCACTGA
- the pruA gene encoding L-glutamate gamma-semialdehyde dehydrogenase, whose product MERTTLAPYANEPFTDFTQPENREAMEAALRKVKGELGRDYPLWIGADKVMTDGKTESLNPGDIGQVVGRVSKATKELAEKALEAALAAFETWKRVPAETRAGYLFRAASLMRERKHEFSAMMVFEAGKNWAEADADTAEAIDFLEFYGREMIRLSEANEHRPLTPVAGERNRIAYIPLGVGVVIPPWNFPLAICAGMTSAAVVSGNTVLLKPASVTPVIAHKFVELMEEAGLPPGVINFVPGSGSEIGDYLVAHPKTRFISFTGSKEVGLRINELAAKTAEGQIWIKRVIAEMGGKDGIVVDETADLEAAAQAIVVSAFGYQGQKCSAGSRAFIVESVYDEVVERVRELTAAWAVGLPELNFKSGPVAERNAYEKILQYIEIGKGEGRLIAGGGKADVEPNGYYIEPTVFADVDGKARIMQEEIFGPVLAIGKARDYREAVALYNDTEFGLTGSFFSRDEDRIAYALEEMHCGNLYINRKCTGALVGAHPFGGFNMSGTDSKAGGYDYLLLFTQAKATSRKL is encoded by the coding sequence ATGGAGAGGACAACGCTTGCGCCTTACGCGAACGAACCGTTTACCGATTTTACTCAGCCCGAGAACCGTGAGGCGATGGAGGCCGCGCTTCGCAAGGTGAAAGGCGAGCTTGGCCGGGACTACCCGCTGTGGATCGGTGCCGACAAAGTCATGACCGACGGCAAGACGGAATCGCTCAATCCCGGGGACATCGGACAGGTGGTCGGCAGGGTCAGCAAGGCGACGAAGGAGCTGGCCGAGAAGGCGCTGGAAGCCGCGCTAGCGGCATTCGAGACGTGGAAGCGGGTCCCGGCGGAAACCCGCGCGGGCTATTTGTTCCGGGCGGCAAGCCTGATGCGGGAACGAAAGCATGAATTTTCGGCCATGATGGTATTCGAGGCGGGCAAAAACTGGGCCGAAGCGGACGCGGACACGGCGGAAGCGATCGACTTCCTGGAGTTCTACGGACGGGAAATGATCCGCCTGAGCGAAGCGAACGAGCACCGGCCGCTCACTCCCGTCGCGGGCGAGCGGAATCGGATCGCTTACATCCCGCTCGGGGTCGGCGTCGTCATTCCTCCATGGAATTTCCCGCTCGCCATCTGTGCCGGCATGACGTCGGCCGCGGTGGTAAGCGGCAATACGGTGCTATTGAAGCCGGCCTCGGTCACTCCGGTCATCGCCCATAAATTCGTGGAGCTGATGGAAGAGGCGGGGCTGCCGCCGGGCGTCATCAACTTCGTGCCGGGCAGCGGCTCGGAGATCGGCGACTACCTGGTCGCCCATCCGAAAACGCGGTTCATCAGCTTTACCGGCTCCAAGGAAGTCGGCCTGCGGATCAACGAGTTGGCGGCCAAAACGGCGGAGGGCCAGATCTGGATCAAACGCGTCATTGCGGAGATGGGCGGCAAGGACGGCATCGTGGTGGATGAAACGGCGGACTTGGAGGCGGCGGCTCAAGCGATCGTCGTTTCCGCATTCGGCTACCAAGGGCAGAAGTGTTCGGCCGGTTCCCGCGCCTTCATCGTGGAGTCGGTTTACGATGAAGTGGTGGAGCGGGTTCGCGAGCTGACCGCGGCATGGGCCGTGGGGCTGCCGGAACTGAACTTCAAAAGCGGACCGGTGGCGGAGCGGAACGCTTACGAGAAAATTCTGCAGTACATCGAGATCGGCAAAGGTGAAGGACGGCTGATCGCGGGCGGCGGCAAAGCGGACGTCGAACCTAACGGCTATTACATCGAGCCGACCGTGTTCGCGGACGTCGACGGCAAAGCCCGCATCATGCAGGAGGAAATTTTCGGACCCGTATTGGCGATCGGCAAGGCACGCGATTATCGCGAAGCCGTCGCCCTGTACAACGATACCGAGTTCGGGCTGACCGGCTCTTTCTTCTCGCGGGATGAAGACCGGATCGCCTACGCGCTCGAGGAAATGCACTGCGGCAACCTGTACATCAACCGCAAATGCACGGGAGCGCTCGTGGGTGCCCATCCTTTCGGCGGCTTCAACATGTCCGGCACCGACTCGAAAGCCGGAGGATACGATTATTTGCTTCTGTTCACGCAAGCCAAAGCGACTTCGAGAAAGTTGTAA
- a CDS encoding CAP domain-containing protein: MKGLKGWKKWLSVGALTAAIAIPGAASAATPNYATVQYKVFYVTSGDYADFTKLLQQYFQGFAGYAQPVVTNPVTTKPVTQPTATPVTKPVTTAPVTKPVAKPVSKPVTKPTTSTTTTTASSYASQVVSLVNQERAKAGLKPLASNAKLTQMALVKAKDMKNNNYFDHNSPTYGSPFDMMKSFGIAYRYAGENIAMGQRTPQEVMTAWMNSPGHKANILGANYTSIGVAYYNGEWVQEFTG, encoded by the coding sequence GTGAAAGGTTTGAAAGGTTGGAAGAAGTGGCTTTCCGTTGGTGCGTTGACGGCAGCGATCGCGATTCCGGGTGCGGCATCCGCGGCAACTCCGAATTACGCAACCGTCCAGTATAAAGTATTCTACGTGACCTCCGGCGACTACGCCGATTTCACTAAGCTCCTTCAGCAATATTTCCAAGGGTTCGCAGGTTATGCGCAACCGGTCGTGACGAATCCCGTGACGACGAAGCCGGTGACGCAGCCGACCGCGACTCCCGTAACGAAGCCGGTAACGACGGCGCCCGTGACGAAACCGGTCGCGAAGCCCGTATCGAAACCGGTCACGAAACCGACGACGAGCACAACGACGACGACCGCTTCCAGCTACGCGTCCCAAGTCGTTTCCTTGGTCAACCAGGAACGTGCCAAGGCAGGCCTGAAGCCGCTCGCTTCCAACGCGAAGCTGACGCAAATGGCGCTGGTGAAAGCCAAAGACATGAAAAACAACAACTACTTCGACCATAACTCGCCGACCTACGGCTCCCCGTTCGACATGATGAAATCGTTCGGCATCGCGTACCGCTACGCCGGCGAGAACATCGCGATGGGGCAGCGCACGCCGCAGGAAGTCATGACGGCATGGATGAACAGCCCGGGCCATAAGGCGAACATCCTGGGCGCGAACTACACCTCCATCGGCGTTGCTTATTACAACGGCGAATGGGTCCAGGAGTTCACAGGCTAA
- a CDS encoding arginase, with product MAAARKIRLIKVPFAVRTGRPGAEQGADSIMDAGLGRMIRHLGQELEEERLTGANVREVSERLASKVSQAVSEGEFPLVVGGDRSISIGAIAGLNREHGNVGVIWFDAHPSLLTEQTSSTGYVNEMALASILGKTEIDVAGVGKVRKENLVLIGLREVQPSEREWIKAEGLHCFTMAEVDRMGIEKVVQQALEIAGRGTDGIHVSFDADCLDPLEAPGVVSAVPGGLYFREAHFACELLADSGKVTSMDVTEVNPFLDDQRRTARLIAGLVASVLGKKIL from the coding sequence ATGGCGGCTGCCCGTAAAATTCGATTAATCAAAGTCCCGTTCGCCGTTAGAACCGGCCGCCCGGGCGCCGAGCAGGGAGCGGACAGCATCATGGACGCCGGGCTGGGAAGGATGATCCGCCATCTCGGCCAGGAGCTGGAGGAAGAGAGGCTGACCGGCGCCAACGTGCGGGAGGTCAGCGAGCGGCTGGCAAGCAAAGTGTCGCAAGCGGTCTCCGAAGGCGAGTTTCCGCTCGTCGTGGGAGGAGATAGGAGCATCTCCATCGGCGCGATTGCCGGATTGAACCGTGAGCACGGCAACGTGGGCGTCATCTGGTTCGACGCGCATCCGAGCCTGCTGACGGAGCAAACGAGCTCGACCGGTTACGTGAACGAAATGGCGCTGGCCTCGATCCTCGGCAAGACGGAGATCGATGTTGCGGGCGTGGGCAAGGTTCGCAAGGAAAACCTCGTTCTGATCGGCCTTCGCGAAGTGCAGCCGAGCGAGCGCGAGTGGATTAAGGCGGAAGGCCTCCACTGCTTCACGATGGCGGAAGTCGACCGGATGGGCATCGAAAAAGTCGTGCAGCAAGCGCTCGAAATCGCGGGCCGCGGGACGGACGGCATCCATGTGAGCTTCGACGCGGATTGCCTGGATCCGCTGGAGGCGCCGGGCGTCGTGTCTGCGGTGCCGGGCGGGCTTTATTTCCGCGAAGCGCACTTTGCATGCGAGCTGCTGGCGGATTCGGGCAAGGTGACGTCGATGGACGTCACCGAAGTGAACCCGTTCCTCGATGACCAGCGTAGAACGGCGCGGTTGATCGCGGGCTTGGTGGCTTCGGTGCTGGGTAAAAAGATTTTGTGA
- a CDS encoding ring-cleaving dioxygenase produces the protein MELKGIHHLSAITASASANFDFYTKILGMRLVKKTVNQDDTSVYHLFYGDDRGNPGTELTFFEFPMAGRNRHGGNSISSTSLRVAGDEALRYWKQRFEEYGVEHDEIIERAGRQTLAFRDPEDQRLILVSDENNHGVAGGVPWTRSPIPAEYFILGLGPVQLTVPYAEPTVQVLTSLMGFRPKGKYPSTVAGQPDILVFETGEGGSGAEIHVEERTDLPRELPGAGGVHHVAFRVEDEEELRKWIERIRSARFPNSGFVDRFYFRSLYFREANGILFELATDGPGFDTDEDIRHLGESLALPPFLEPHRQRIEAGLKPLDTANETKEGDPYDPLL, from the coding sequence ATGGAATTGAAAGGCATCCACCATTTGTCGGCGATCACGGCCAGCGCTTCGGCGAACTTCGATTTCTATACGAAAATCCTCGGCATGCGGCTGGTGAAGAAGACGGTCAACCAGGACGACACCTCCGTTTATCACCTGTTCTACGGGGACGACAGAGGGAACCCGGGGACGGAGCTCACTTTCTTCGAATTTCCGATGGCCGGCCGGAACCGGCATGGCGGGAACAGCATTTCCTCGACGTCTCTCCGCGTGGCCGGCGACGAAGCCCTGCGCTATTGGAAGCAGCGCTTTGAAGAGTATGGCGTCGAGCATGACGAGATCATCGAGCGGGCCGGTCGCCAGACGCTGGCTTTCCGGGATCCCGAAGATCAGCGCCTGATCCTGGTGTCGGACGAGAACAACCATGGGGTGGCCGGCGGCGTTCCTTGGACGCGCAGCCCGATCCCGGCTGAATATTTCATCCTCGGGCTAGGTCCCGTACAGCTGACCGTTCCCTACGCGGAGCCGACCGTTCAAGTCCTGACCTCGCTTATGGGCTTCCGTCCCAAAGGCAAATATCCTTCGACCGTGGCCGGGCAGCCGGACATTCTGGTATTCGAAACCGGCGAAGGGGGGAGCGGGGCCGAAATTCACGTGGAGGAGAGAACCGACCTTCCGCGCGAGCTGCCGGGCGCCGGCGGAGTCCATCACGTCGCCTTCCGCGTGGAAGACGAGGAAGAGCTTCGCAAGTGGATCGAACGGATCCGTTCGGCCCGATTCCCGAATTCCGGATTCGTCGACCGGTTTTACTTCCGATCGCTGTATTTCCGGGAAGCGAACGGCATTCTGTTCGAGCTGGCGACGGACGGACCGGGCTTCGACACCGACGAGGACATCCGCCATCTGGGTGAGTCGTTGGCGCTGCCCCCGTTCCTCGAGCCTCACCGGCAACGAATCGAAGCGGGATTGAAACCGCTGGATACCGCAAACGAAACGAAGGAGGGCGATCCTTATGATCCATTACTTTGA
- a CDS encoding alpha/beta hydrolase, whose protein sequence is MIHYFEQGTNPAAPTLLLLHGTGGSERDLVGVGKMISPASSLLGVRGNVSENGMARFFRRLAEGVFDEEDLIFRTQELNGFLDEAAVQYGLDRGNILAVGYSNGANIAASLLFHLQDSLKGAVLFHPMVPRRGIALPSMEGVPVFIGAGRNDPLCAPSESEELAELLQGAGAGVTLHWENNGHQLSRSEVEQAAAWFGDQF, encoded by the coding sequence ATGATCCATTACTTTGAGCAAGGAACGAACCCTGCGGCGCCGACGCTGCTGCTGCTTCACGGTACGGGGGGCTCCGAGCGCGATCTGGTCGGCGTCGGGAAAATGATCTCCCCCGCCTCGTCTCTGCTTGGCGTTCGGGGCAACGTGTCCGAAAACGGGATGGCGAGGTTTTTTCGGCGCTTGGCCGAAGGGGTTTTCGACGAAGAGGATTTGATTTTCCGCACGCAGGAATTGAACGGCTTCCTCGATGAGGCCGCCGTACAGTACGGCTTGGATCGCGGAAACATCTTGGCGGTCGGGTACTCCAACGGGGCGAATATCGCCGCCAGCCTGCTGTTCCATCTTCAGGATTCGCTCAAGGGAGCCGTGCTGTTCCACCCGATGGTTCCCCGGCGCGGAATTGCGCTGCCTTCCATGGAGGGAGTGCCGGTCTTCATCGGCGCCGGCCGCAACGATCCTCTCTGCGCTCCATCCGAATCGGAGGAGCTGGCGGAGTTGCTGCAAGGGGCCGGAGCCGGCGTAACCCTGCATTGGGAGAACAACGGCCACCAGCTCTCGAGGAGCGAAGTCGAGCAAGCCGCCGCCTGGTTCGGCGACCAATTCTGA